One region of Anabaena sphaerica FACHB-251 genomic DNA includes:
- a CDS encoding translocation/assembly module TamB domain-containing protein → MSNSSKQDQQTPTTGRKRLWLMILSRGSMALGALLLLLIIAGIWRLRDFIQTELAPLAQKNLTNTLNRPVELGQVTEFSLTGVRFAASAIPATATDPDRATIEAVDVGFDPWQLVVNRQLKLDVTLINPDIYIQQDNKERWITTTIAPAGKPGLIKTDLDKLRFRNAKLVLLGNQRTGEAGEQRRNINFPVPSPQSPIPVVFSGLYGTAQLVENNQLIKFDVAGKPENGGNIFLQGNIRAQSTLEGNLRVKTQDLLAADVTRLIKLPLDLQAGRVNGDLQIQLIPQQPTLLDGSAALQGVTLQIPKVPQLLSNTQGNIKFQGLAIELDNIVSNYGKIPLVATGIIDRDNGFKLAGRVNAVSLSNALETLKVKSPFPVSGVVKADLQILGGIDNPVLSGTVSNIKTAQIDKVDFQKVSSKFELSTRDSLITLKDIQGKTTLGGEVTGAGKIALGKVPQINVNLTAKNVPGDAIAKLYNNNINSTFQIGTVSATANISGAANNVQTLVKWQAPQATYAATGETIIKADRTVDFRDIAVNIAGNIVRGYGSYNRQSWQAVAVASGVKLTPFLKEEQLENISLGDATFNGKLLISGTSEKFQVTNIRPEDANIDIAGGKIAISRLQLEDKNFVADLIAQDVRLGKILKQSPPILNNPIAGKFTIAGNTENFSLNTFGAIGEGRLEVGNGTITAKNIQVSNGRYKAQIQAKNVPVQRLADVPPQLQGVLAGQFNVAGSVESFKPQTIQAVGQARLNIAGGTVTASNIQLADGRYQAVVNSSGVQLNRLNKQLQGQFAGQLQVTGIVGTAKLADVRAAGQVQFSRGIPGINSPLNAAIVWNGQQLTIPQARTPNLNASGYILANAQQPGIPEITQLNLNVQAQNYDLQKLPFKLPNAVDVAGKVDFRGQITGKLTAPNVVGTLGLRNLQIQKFAFEPLLTGEINLVQGRGLSLDVAGERDRLAARLNANNQPSAFLVQWQQALATGEAKGDNWAVKVNNFPLQALNLNLPNNPILGKGALAGLLTGDLQVNQKTLATRGNIAIAKPQLGRIKGDRFTTQLNYNNNIATLTNSEFTANQSRYLFDATLQQTTTGPQLQAKININQGNIQDLLTVAQIFELQDLQRGLTPPNYGTSADLATNPRGLPNQPLLTQIQRLAEIDALIAAEEQKRLESEPIPDLKDLKGIFNGEIAINTATKNGLAVQFDLQGQNFTWGRETEPNRFYRAEKVIAEGSFEKGVLRLQPLRIEAKERLIAFTGNIGGEEQSGKLTVNNFPIQLLNNFVKLPVGIAGNLNVDAALAGSIANPQARGQLEITEGTLNQKQIESATAGFSYTNGRLKFGSQVVAAGPEPVNISGDIPYKLPFASVEPDNNQITLDVKVKDEGLGLLNLFTNQIAFENGEGEVDLTVRGTRQQPLVKGIASLNNATFVAQALQGKLTNVSGRAEFDFDKVVVENLQGQFSNGKIEATGEIPIFNSQDITINNKFRVNLEQLTLNLKGLYQGGASGNLEITGSVLQPAIGGEIELSNGQVLLAESNTATLSKTSSDLSTFAANKQNKISDVESGITKLNDLKIKLGKNVQIARPPVFNFLASGDLTVSGSLSDPLPTGTIRLTKGGVNLFTTQFTLARNYQHTATFRTSQPRDPELDIKLFAKVLDGIQTSDLSRQVSTGLSALETVRVEAIVKGPASQLNENLELKSSPSRSQTEIVTLLGGGFVDTQGRGDSTLGLINIAGSAVFNNFQSAFNQIGDVFGLSELRLFPTILSDKPEAGKSSSSLELALEAGVDISSRFSFSSIKILTASDPFQWGINYRINDDFRVRASTNLTDDSRAVVEFERRF, encoded by the coding sequence ATGTCTAACTCTTCCAAACAAGATCAACAGACTCCAACCACAGGTCGCAAACGCCTATGGTTGATGATATTGAGTCGTGGTAGCATGGCTTTAGGAGCATTGTTACTACTCTTAATCATCGCTGGTATTTGGCGGTTACGGGATTTTATTCAAACAGAGTTAGCACCTTTAGCACAAAAAAACCTCACTAATACCCTCAACCGTCCCGTTGAACTCGGACAAGTAACAGAATTTTCCCTCACAGGAGTCAGGTTTGCTGCTTCAGCTATCCCCGCAACAGCTACAGATCCAGATCGGGCAACTATAGAAGCCGTAGACGTGGGTTTTGATCCTTGGCAGTTAGTTGTTAACCGCCAACTAAAATTAGATGTCACTCTCATTAACCCAGATATTTATATTCAACAAGATAACAAAGAACGCTGGATCACTACCACTATAGCCCCCGCAGGAAAACCAGGACTAATTAAAACCGACTTAGATAAACTGCGCTTTCGCAATGCCAAGCTCGTCTTGCTAGGGAACCAGAGAACGGGGGAAGCAGGGGAGCAGAGAAGAAATATTAATTTCCCAGTCCCCAGTCCCCAGTCCCCAATACCTGTGGTATTTTCGGGGTTATATGGAACTGCCCAACTTGTAGAAAATAACCAACTGATTAAGTTTGACGTAGCAGGAAAACCTGAGAATGGTGGTAATATTTTTCTTCAGGGAAATATCCGCGCCCAGTCAACTTTAGAAGGTAACTTAAGGGTAAAAACGCAAGATTTATTGGCAGCAGATGTTACTCGTTTGATTAAGTTACCACTAGATTTACAAGCTGGTCGGGTAAATGGTGATTTACAAATTCAATTGATACCACAACAACCAACTTTATTAGATGGCTCCGCTGCTTTACAAGGGGTAACGCTGCAAATACCAAAAGTACCCCAACTATTGAGCAATACTCAGGGAAATATCAAGTTTCAAGGATTGGCAATAGAGCTAGATAATATAGTTAGCAATTATGGCAAAATTCCCTTAGTAGCTACAGGTATTATTGACCGGGACAATGGCTTTAAATTAGCAGGACGTGTTAATGCAGTAAGTTTATCAAATGCCCTAGAAACTCTCAAAGTTAAATCACCTTTCCCTGTAAGTGGGGTAGTCAAAGCAGATTTACAGATATTGGGTGGTATCGACAATCCAGTGCTTTCTGGAACAGTTTCTAATATCAAAACGGCTCAAATTGATAAAGTCGATTTTCAGAAAGTTAGTAGTAAATTTGAGCTTTCTACTCGTGATTCTCTGATTACTCTTAAGGATATTCAAGGCAAAACTACATTAGGCGGTGAAGTTACGGGGGCGGGAAAAATCGCCCTTGGTAAAGTACCGCAAATAAATGTTAATTTAACAGCCAAAAATGTTCCGGGTGATGCGATCGCTAAACTTTATAATAATAATATTAACTCTACATTCCAAATCGGTACTGTCTCAGCTACAGCTAACATCAGCGGTGCAGCTAATAATGTTCAGACTCTAGTTAAATGGCAAGCTCCACAAGCCACCTACGCTGCTACTGGGGAAACAATTATCAAAGCAGATCGTACTGTTGATTTTCGTGATATCGCTGTCAATATTGCTGGTAACATAGTGCGGGGTTATGGTAGTTATAATCGTCAAAGTTGGCAAGCTGTAGCTGTAGCTTCTGGTGTGAAATTAACACCATTCCTCAAAGAAGAACAACTCGAAAATATTTCTTTGGGAGACGCAACATTTAACGGTAAGTTATTAATATCAGGAACTTCTGAAAAATTTCAAGTTACTAATATTCGTCCAGAAGATGCAAATATTGATATTGCTGGCGGTAAAATTGCTATTTCTCGTCTACAGTTAGAAGATAAAAACTTTGTGGCTGACTTGATAGCCCAAGATGTGCGTTTGGGGAAAATATTAAAACAATCTCCTCCAATTTTAAATAATCCCATCGCAGGTAAATTCACTATTGCAGGTAATACCGAAAATTTCAGCCTCAATACTTTTGGTGCTATTGGTGAAGGCCGTCTAGAAGTTGGTAATGGGACAATTACAGCTAAGAATATTCAAGTTAGTAATGGTCGCTATAAGGCGCAAATTCAAGCTAAAAATGTACCTGTGCAGAGATTAGCAGATGTTCCACCTCAATTACAAGGTGTGTTAGCTGGTCAGTTCAATGTTGCCGGTTCTGTGGAGTCTTTTAAACCGCAAACTATCCAAGCTGTTGGTCAAGCACGGCTAAATATTGCAGGGGGAACAGTTACAGCGTCTAATATCCAACTTGCTGATGGTCGTTACCAAGCTGTAGTTAATAGTTCAGGGGTACAATTAAATCGCTTAAATAAACAATTACAAGGTCAATTTGCAGGTCAATTACAAGTTACTGGGATTGTCGGAACTGCGAAATTAGCTGATGTACGTGCTGCTGGTCAGGTGCAGTTTAGTAGGGGGATTCCGGGAATTAATTCTCCTTTAAATGCAGCGATTGTTTGGAATGGTCAACAACTCACTATTCCCCAAGCGAGAACTCCAAATTTAAATGCCAGTGGTTACATTTTAGCCAATGCTCAACAGCCAGGTATACCCGAAATTACTCAATTAAATCTGAATGTGCAAGCGCAAAATTATGACCTGCAAAAATTACCTTTTAAATTGCCTAATGCTGTAGATGTCGCCGGAAAAGTAGATTTTAGAGGACAAATTACAGGAAAACTCACAGCACCAAATGTTGTTGGTACTTTAGGTTTGCGAAATTTGCAAATTCAGAAATTTGCCTTTGAACCATTATTAACTGGTGAAATTAATTTGGTACAAGGACGGGGTTTAAGTTTGGATGTTGCTGGTGAACGGGACAGATTAGCAGCTAGATTAAATGCCAATAATCAACCTAGCGCCTTTTTGGTACAGTGGCAACAAGCACTAGCTACAGGTGAAGCTAAAGGAGATAATTGGGCAGTTAAAGTCAATAATTTTCCCTTACAAGCTTTAAATTTAAATTTACCTAATAATCCAATTTTGGGTAAAGGTGCATTAGCTGGGTTGTTGACCGGAGATTTGCAGGTTAATCAAAAGACATTAGCAACTAGGGGAAATATTGCGATCGCCAAACCGCAACTTGGTAGAATTAAAGGCGATCGCTTTACCACTCAGTTGAACTATAACAATAATATAGCCACCCTCACAAATAGCGAATTTACCGCCAACCAAAGCCGCTACCTCTTTGACGCTACCCTCCAACAAACCACCACAGGTCCCCAACTCCAAGCCAAAATTAATATTAACCAAGGCAACATTCAAGATTTGCTCACCGTTGCCCAGATATTTGAACTCCAAGATTTACAAAGAGGTTTAACACCACCAAATTACGGCACATCTGCGGATTTAGCAACCAACCCGCGAGGCTTACCAAATCAACCTTTATTAACTCAAATTCAGCGTCTAGCAGAAATTGATGCACTCATAGCAGCAGAAGAACAAAAACGGTTGGAATCTGAACCAATACCAGACTTAAAAGACTTAAAGGGAATCTTTAACGGTGAAATTGCCATCAATACCGCTACAAAAAACGGACTTGCAGTGCAGTTTGACTTACAAGGACAAAACTTTACTTGGGGTAGAGAAACAGAACCCAATCGTTTTTATCGGGCAGAAAAAGTCATTGCTGAAGGTAGTTTTGAAAAAGGCGTTTTGCGGTTACAACCTTTACGCATTGAAGCTAAAGAAAGACTTATCGCCTTTACTGGTAATATCGGTGGTGAAGAACAATCAGGAAAATTAACAGTCAATAATTTTCCCATCCAACTATTAAATAATTTCGTCAAGTTACCAGTTGGGATTGCAGGTAATCTCAACGTTGATGCTGCTTTAGCTGGCAGTATAGCCAACCCTCAAGCTAGAGGACAATTGGAAATCACAGAAGGAACACTCAATCAAAAACAAATAGAATCAGCTACCGCAGGTTTCAGTTATACCAATGGACGCTTAAAATTTGGAAGTCAGGTGGTAGCTGCTGGACCCGAACCTGTTAACATTAGTGGTGATATTCCCTATAAATTACCATTTGCATCTGTAGAACCAGACAACAATCAAATTACTCTGGATGTAAAAGTAAAAGATGAAGGTTTAGGATTATTAAATCTGTTCACCAATCAAATAGCCTTCGAGAACGGAGAAGGAGAAGTAGATTTAACTGTCCGGGGAACCAGACAACAACCATTAGTTAAAGGTATTGCCTCTCTGAATAATGCCACATTTGTAGCTCAAGCATTACAAGGAAAGCTCACCAATGTTTCTGGAAGAGCGGAATTTGATTTTGATAAAGTAGTAGTAGAAAACCTCCAAGGTCAATTTAGCAATGGTAAAATAGAAGCCACTGGAGAAATCCCCATTTTTAATAGTCAAGACATCACAATCAATAATAAATTCCGTGTTAACCTAGAACAATTAACATTAAATCTCAAGGGATTATATCAAGGCGGTGCAAGTGGGAATTTAGAAATTACTGGTTCTGTATTGCAACCTGCAATTGGTGGTGAGATAGAATTATCAAATGGTCAAGTTCTACTAGCAGAATCTAACACCGCTACTTTATCTAAAACTAGTTCTGATTTATCCACCTTTGCAGCTAATAAACAAAACAAAATCAGTGATGTTGAAAGTGGAATTACAAAGTTAAATGATTTAAAAATTAAGCTAGGGAAAAACGTGCAAATAGCGCGTCCACCTGTTTTCAACTTTCTAGCATCTGGTGATTTAACTGTGAGTGGTTCTTTAAGTGATCCTTTACCCACAGGAACTATCAGATTAACTAAAGGTGGTGTAAATTTATTTACTACTCAATTCACCTTAGCTCGCAACTATCAACATACTGCAACTTTTAGAACGTCTCAACCGCGTGATCCTGAATTAGATATTAAGCTATTTGCTAAAGTATTAGATGGAATCCAAACCAGTGATTTGAGCAGACAAGTTTCTACAGGGTTATCAGCATTAGAAACCGTGCGCGTTGAAGCAATAGTCAAAGGTCCCGCTAGTCAACTGAATGAGAATTTAGAATTGAAAAGTAGTCCTAGCCGTTCACAAACAGAAATCGTCACTTTGTTAGGAGGTGGGTTTGTAGACACCCAAGGACGTGGTGACAGTACATTGGGTTTAATTAATATTGCTGGTTCGGCTGTTTTCAATAACTTTCAATCGGCATTTAACCAGATTGGTGATGTTTTTGGTTTAAGTGAACTGCGACTATTTCCTACTATTCTTTCTGATAAACCTGAAGCCGGTAAAAGTAGTTCGAGTTTAGAATTAGCATTAGAAGCCGGCGTTGATATTTCTAGCAGATTTTCTTTTTCTAGTATCAAAATTTTAACAGCTAGTGACCCCTTCCAATGGGGGATTAATTACAGAATCAATGATGATTTTCGTGTCCGCGCTTCCACAAATTTAACTGATGATAGTCGTGCAGTTGTTGAATTTGAAAGAAGATTTTAG
- a CDS encoding NACHT domain-containing protein translates to MATLWKLLTRNIYLRDLNWGQGVEVVKTGSEAAKAVLDLAKAVNEQKSKLSDLKPYAEQISSLLDVLNGPLVQVAGAVIPFAPIALTMIKLIIDQTNKELNLEQCVALVSQAAYLESFQELVREQPELIEKLNLNKSPASDAVAQKIKKLGEQELDERDAKKAIVYFHESKLAASFNEVLQQRLQEAGLEAEKAEILTEQVARKTDEYLFSELVKTGDKVKQLVEWYSVGGKEQLEKYLSIEDYLEQQIKPKPEEKIFDEKEITFRDLYVPLQVRPVDDNGKPVGDEKLQIEEWVIKMLTDSDKQQKVLFIQGEAGRGKSVFSRMFADRVRRELHPSFTPILIRLRDLRVLGDNLTETLKKHLETVDFVQSDSGWLTDKNTQFLFLLDGFDELLLERRESREAQEVLQQVESFQNNSHHRFLVTGRPLALQNIERLITQTKCLTRVELQPMDDEIRETWLNKWEAKFGNQETTEFKEFLESCPEEIQETLAREPLLLYLLARMHREKHFNAQMFAGAEGIKAKIRIYDESIKWVLEKQRQDENLRLAGLESEDLREFLTEVALCVVQSGNESANIKMLEARIKDNQPIANLLQQARKEIPYEKLTEQKTLNNLVTAFYIKPASGKEGGSMEFVHKSFGEFLFAERLVNSFCDWTDQVTKRNRQEDSVSTDVMDKQIYDLLGYGNLTPEIVEYLMGLLAERSEFNAKCYVKLFQRLEEFYLRWCDGEFIDAPPETEILPLFKKEQLKKLLPEREKHLGLRQVDVYTGLNVLILLLELHRYAKFNDDLKDDINFHPCGQPNTEGFDDECLLRIIGYSQCLGADTFNKNLGFFLSHANLSGVNLDGADLYKVNLSQADLSNAKLKGVDLQSALLYGVNLTGAYLNGADLYNVNLNEADLTEADLMGTSLTEADLMGTILNDASLNGADLNDANLIGAKLFGTILEAIQWNNNTRWVNALWLHEALNVPSELAQQPLFSAAVALSEGMSLVGEGKFAEAIQAYNQALSIDPNLQISAESWNILGWFGTLHGDPADVIYACENAVASEPEDKIWQDSRGLARALTGNLTGALTDFQSAVDSNALDYSEVDKQRRLRWIEALKAGLNPFTPEELEEVRKAEGMF, encoded by the coding sequence ATGGCGACGCTGTGGAAGTTGTTGACAAGAAATATTTATCTTCGGGATTTGAACTGGGGACAAGGGGTAGAGGTAGTAAAAACTGGCTCAGAAGCCGCCAAAGCTGTGTTAGACCTGGCAAAAGCTGTCAATGAGCAAAAATCGAAGTTATCCGACCTCAAGCCATATGCAGAACAAATATCCTCGCTTCTAGATGTCCTCAATGGTCCACTTGTTCAGGTTGCAGGTGCAGTCATTCCCTTTGCACCCATCGCGCTGACGATGATTAAATTAATTATTGATCAGACCAACAAAGAGTTAAATTTAGAACAGTGTGTGGCATTAGTTAGCCAAGCTGCTTATTTAGAAAGTTTTCAGGAACTTGTCAGAGAACAGCCAGAATTAATAGAGAAATTAAATTTAAATAAATCTCCCGCTTCTGATGCAGTTGCACAGAAGATTAAAAAATTGGGTGAACAGGAATTAGATGAACGGGACGCGAAAAAAGCCATAGTTTATTTCCATGAATCCAAATTAGCGGCATCATTCAATGAAGTTTTACAACAACGTTTACAAGAAGCAGGTTTAGAAGCAGAAAAAGCAGAAATTTTAACTGAACAAGTAGCACGAAAAACCGATGAATATCTGTTCTCAGAACTGGTAAAAACTGGGGATAAAGTTAAGCAGTTAGTAGAATGGTATAGCGTCGGGGGGAAAGAACAACTAGAGAAATATTTGAGTATAGAAGATTATTTAGAACAGCAAATTAAACCCAAACCAGAAGAAAAGATTTTTGACGAAAAAGAAATTACCTTCCGGGATTTGTATGTTCCTCTGCAAGTGCGTCCAGTAGATGATAATGGTAAACCTGTTGGGGATGAAAAGCTGCAAATAGAGGAATGGGTGATAAAAATGCTAACTGACTCGGATAAACAACAGAAAGTTTTGTTTATTCAAGGTGAAGCCGGCAGGGGAAAGAGTGTTTTTAGTCGGATGTTTGCTGATAGGGTGCGGCGAGAATTACACCCCAGTTTTACGCCGATTTTAATTCGCTTGCGGGATTTACGGGTGTTAGGGGATAATCTGACTGAAACTTTGAAAAAGCATTTAGAAACAGTTGATTTTGTTCAAAGTGATTCTGGTTGGTTGACGGATAAAAATACTCAATTTTTATTTTTGCTGGATGGATTTGATGAACTTTTGTTAGAAAGAAGAGAAAGCAGAGAAGCGCAAGAAGTTTTACAGCAAGTAGAGAGTTTTCAAAATAATAGCCATCATCGGTTTTTGGTGACAGGTCGCCCTTTAGCATTGCAAAACATTGAGCGTTTGATTACACAAACCAAATGCTTAACAAGAGTCGAACTTCAGCCGATGGATGATGAAATTAGGGAAACATGGCTGAATAAATGGGAAGCTAAATTTGGTAATCAGGAAACAACTGAATTTAAAGAATTTTTAGAATCTTGTCCTGAAGAAATTCAAGAGACACTAGCACGAGAGCCTTTACTACTTTATCTCTTAGCAAGAATGCACCGGGAAAAACATTTTAATGCTCAGATGTTTGCAGGTGCAGAAGGAATTAAAGCCAAAATTCGCATTTATGATGAGTCAATTAAATGGGTTTTAGAAAAACAGCGTCAGGACGAAAACCTACGTTTGGCTGGACTAGAAAGCGAAGATTTGCGAGAGTTTTTAACTGAGGTGGCTTTGTGTGTGGTGCAGTCTGGTAATGAATCTGCCAATATCAAAATGTTAGAGGCAAGAATTAAAGACAATCAACCCATTGCCAATTTACTTCAGCAAGCCAGAAAGGAGATACCCTACGAAAAGCTGACAGAACAGAAAACATTAAATAACCTAGTAACAGCTTTTTACATTAAACCTGCTTCTGGGAAAGAAGGCGGTTCAATGGAGTTTGTTCACAAAAGCTTTGGCGAATTTTTATTTGCAGAACGATTGGTAAACAGTTTTTGTGATTGGACAGATCAAGTTACCAAGCGTAACCGTCAAGAAGACTCAGTTTCAACAGATGTGATGGATAAACAAATTTATGATTTGTTGGGTTATGGAAATTTAACGCCGGAAATTGTTGAATATTTGATGGGGTTGTTAGCTGAAAGATCAGAATTTAATGCTAAATGCTATGTAAAACTGTTCCAAAGATTGGAGGAATTTTACCTGCGTTGGTGCGATGGAGAATTTATTGATGCACCTCCAGAAACAGAAATCTTGCCTCTGTTTAAGAAAGAGCAGTTGAAGAAGCTATTACCAGAGCGAGAAAAACATTTGGGACTGCGACAGGTGGATGTGTACACGGGACTGAATGTGTTGATTTTGCTGTTGGAGTTGCATCGTTACGCTAAATTTAATGATGACTTGAAAGATGACATCAATTTTCATCCTTGTGGTCAGCCTAATACAGAGGGGTTTGATGACGAATGCTTACTTCGCATAATTGGCTATAGTCAGTGCTTAGGTGCTGACACCTTTAACAAAAATCTGGGATTTTTCCTCAGCCATGCGAACCTTAGCGGTGTCAACCTTGATGGTGCCGACCTCTACAAAGTCAATCTCAGTCAAGCTGATCTCAGCAATGCTAAACTTAAGGGTGTCGATCTCCAATCAGCTTTGCTATACGGTGTTAATCTCACCGGAGCGTACCTTAACGGTGCTGACCTTTATAATGTTAACCTCAACGAAGCTGACCTTACAGAAGCTGATCTCATGGGTACTAGTTTAACCGAAGCTGATCTCATGGGGACGATCCTCAATGATGCCAGCCTCAACGGTGCCGACCTTAATGATGCCAACCTTATCGGTGCGAAGCTTTTTGGTACTATTCTTGAAGCAATTCAATGGAACAATAATACAAGATGGGTAAACGCTTTGTGGCTGCATGAAGCTTTAAACGTTCCCTCAGAGTTGGCACAACAACCATTGTTTTCAGCTGCGGTGGCGTTAAGTGAGGGGATGAGTTTGGTAGGAGAAGGTAAGTTTGCAGAGGCTATTCAAGCTTACAATCAGGCTTTAAGCATAGACCCTAATTTACAGATTTCCGCCGAATCTTGGAATATTCTAGGTTGGTTTGGTACTCTTCATGGTGATCCTGCTGATGTAATTTATGCCTGTGAAAATGCAGTTGCCTCAGAACCAGAAGATAAAATATGGCAAGATAGTCGAGGACTGGCTAGGGCATTAACAGGTAATTTAACTGGAGCATTAACAGACTTTCAATCAGCAGTAGATAGCAATGCGCTTGATTACTCAGAAGTTGATAAACAGCGCCGACTGCGTTGGATAGAAGCACTCAAAGCAGGTCTAAATCCTTTTACTCCAGAGGAATTGGAGGAAGTGCGAAAGGCTGAGGGGATGTTTTAA
- a CDS encoding COG3650 family protein produces MKFLISAITVLGISSTLLVSDQSIAQSSKIEEFTARGTEPFWSVTVSKRGIVYSSPEIKQQTFPYAAPLTAQGRPTDLVRVYRFRGRENNMLILKKVSNCGDGMSDKSYPYSAILMLGNRVLEGCAEKK; encoded by the coding sequence ATGAAATTCTTAATTTCAGCTATCACTGTATTGGGTATTAGTTCTACTTTATTAGTGTCTGATCAGAGTATTGCCCAATCATCTAAGATTGAAGAATTCACTGCTAGAGGGACGGAACCCTTTTGGAGTGTGACTGTTAGCAAACGGGGAATAGTTTACAGTTCACCAGAAATTAAACAGCAAACTTTCCCTTATGCAGCACCATTAACAGCCCAAGGAAGACCGACGGATTTAGTTAGAGTTTACCGATTTAGAGGTAGGGAAAACAATATGTTAATTCTGAAAAAAGTCAGCAATTGTGGTGATGGGATGTCAGATAAAAGTTACCCCTATTCGGCTATTTTGATGTTAGGTAACAGGGTTTTAGAAGGTTGTGCTGAGAAAAAATAA
- the murQ gene encoding N-acetylmuramic acid 6-phosphate etherase, with protein sequence MTNLQERGHLLTEQVNPNSLNLDQLNSLELVELFNHEDQKAVEAVAGAKVQLAAAIERTAERLHQGGRLFYIGAGTSGRLGVLDAAECPPTFCTPPELVQGIIAGGAGALLRSSEGLEDLAEDGESAIAQRQITQLDVVVGITAGGTTPYVHGALNAARQRGALTVFIACVPAEQVDFEADIDIRLLTGPEILAGSTRLKAGTATKLALNMLSTGVMVKLGKVYGNRMVDVAVTNQKLRDRALRILQDLTGLSREAAGFLLERSGTKVKLALLMQWTGLDKTAGEQLLTAHKGNLRVAVDSYKKDK encoded by the coding sequence ATGACAAATTTGCAGGAACGCGGGCATCTCCTCACAGAACAGGTAAATCCTAATAGTCTGAATTTAGACCAACTCAATTCTCTGGAGTTGGTGGAGTTATTTAATCATGAAGACCAAAAAGCTGTAGAGGCAGTGGCAGGGGCTAAGGTTCAGTTAGCAGCAGCGATTGAACGCACGGCGGAGCGTTTACATCAAGGTGGGCGTTTATTTTACATCGGTGCGGGAACCAGTGGCAGATTAGGGGTGTTGGATGCGGCTGAGTGTCCGCCTACTTTCTGCACACCCCCAGAGTTGGTACAGGGTATTATCGCTGGTGGTGCAGGGGCGCTGTTACGCAGTTCTGAGGGTTTAGAAGATTTGGCAGAAGATGGAGAAAGTGCGATCGCTCAACGTCAAATTACTCAACTTGATGTAGTCGTCGGTATCACCGCTGGAGGAACTACTCCTTATGTTCACGGTGCTTTAAATGCTGCCCGTCAACGGGGTGCTTTAACTGTTTTTATTGCCTGTGTTCCTGCTGAACAAGTAGATTTTGAAGCTGATATTGATATTCGCTTGTTAACGGGGCCAGAAATCTTAGCCGGTTCAACTCGCTTGAAAGCTGGTACTGCAACTAAATTAGCTTTAAATATGCTTTCTACCGGGGTGATGGTGAAATTAGGTAAAGTTTATGGCAATCGCATGGTTGATGTAGCGGTTACAAATCAAAAATTACGCGATCGCGCTTTAAGAATTTTACAAGATTTAACCGGTTTAAGTCGGGAAGCAGCGGGTTTTTTACTAGAACGCAGTGGCACGAAGGTTAAACTGGCTTTATTAATGCAGTGGACTGGTTTAGATAAAACCGCTGGTGAACAACTATTAACAGCGCATAAAGGTAATTTGCGTGTTGCTGTTGATAGTTATAAAAAAGATAAATAA
- a CDS encoding DUF3110 domain-containing protein, with product MRVFVLIFNAGTDNEGIHSIRVGDRNTIMMFESEDDATRFALMLEAQDFPTPTVEMMNADDIKEFCEGAGFDWEVVPENSNLVITPPELNVEETDWQVNAQNQDTDDSYRPSSASETETEISDSDLDSLRRRLEGLL from the coding sequence ATGCGTGTTTTTGTATTAATTTTCAATGCTGGCACTGATAATGAAGGAATTCACTCGATTCGGGTGGGCGATCGCAATACAATCATGATGTTCGAGTCAGAGGATGACGCTACACGCTTTGCTTTAATGTTAGAAGCTCAAGATTTCCCAACTCCTACAGTGGAGATGATGAATGCTGACGATATCAAGGAATTTTGTGAAGGTGCTGGGTTTGACTGGGAAGTTGTGCCAGAAAATAGTAATTTGGTGATCACTCCTCCAGAATTGAATGTAGAAGAAACTGATTGGCAAGTGAACGCCCAAAACCAAGACACTGATGATTCTTACCGTCCTAGTTCAGCAAGCGAGACAGAAACGGAAATTTCTGATTCTGATCTAGACAGCCTCCGTCGCCGACTAGAAGGGTTATTGTAG